The proteins below come from a single Streptococcus hyointestinalis genomic window:
- the galE gene encoding UDP-glucose 4-epimerase GalE, producing the protein MKKILITGGCGYIGSHTCIALLEAGYDVVVIDNLINSRKKSLEAIETVTGKSLTFYQGDIRDKELLENIFKQEQIEAVIHFAGLKAVGESVEIPLEYYQNNVAGTLTLLEVMRQYNCKKIIFSSSATVYGDPEINPIPEDAKLSVTNPYGRTKLMLENILRDLYHSDQTWKITLLRYFNPIGAHQSGLLGESPQDIPNNLLPYITQVAIGQLPYIRVFGQDYPTKDGTGVRDYIHVMDLATGHLAALEHLENQQSLEVYNLGTGQGYSVLELIQMMSEVVGHPIPYKVLERRPGDIATCFANATKAEQELGWKAQFDIKDMCRDSWRWQQNYPKGF; encoded by the coding sequence ATGAAGAAAATATTAATTACGGGTGGTTGTGGTTATATTGGTTCTCATACTTGCATAGCGTTACTTGAAGCAGGCTACGATGTTGTTGTGATTGATAACTTGATTAACTCCAGAAAGAAAAGTTTAGAGGCTATCGAAACAGTCACAGGAAAATCTTTAACATTTTACCAAGGTGATATTCGTGATAAGGAATTGTTGGAGAATATTTTCAAACAAGAACAGATAGAAGCTGTTATACATTTTGCAGGGCTTAAGGCTGTTGGAGAATCAGTTGAAATACCTTTGGAATATTATCAAAATAATGTGGCAGGAACGTTGACATTACTCGAGGTAATGCGACAGTACAATTGTAAAAAGATAATATTTAGTTCTTCAGCCACGGTGTATGGAGATCCCGAGATAAATCCAATTCCAGAAGATGCAAAACTTTCTGTAACCAATCCATACGGTAGAACAAAATTGATGCTTGAGAATATTTTGCGTGATTTATACCACTCAGATCAGACTTGGAAGATAACCCTATTAAGGTATTTTAATCCTATAGGTGCTCACCAGTCGGGATTACTAGGAGAAAGTCCACAAGACATCCCTAATAATTTGCTTCCCTATATCACACAGGTCGCTATTGGTCAACTTCCGTATATTCGTGTTTTTGGCCAAGACTATCCGACCAAGGATGGTACAGGAGTTAGAGACTATATCCATGTGATGGACTTGGCTACGGGACATTTAGCAGCTTTAGAACATTTAGAAAATCAACAAAGTTTAGAAGTTTATAATTTGGGAACAGGTCAGGGTTACTCTGTATTAGAGCTAATCCAGATGATGTCTGAAGTTGTTGGACATCCTATCCCTTATAAGGTTTTGGAAAGACGTCCTGGTGATATTGCAACTTGTTTTGCAAATGCAACAAAAGCTGAACAAGAATTGGGTTGGAAAGCTCAGTTCGATATTAAAGATATGTGTCGAGATTCTTGGAGATGGCAACAAAATTATCCCAAAGGTTTCTAA
- a CDS encoding transposase, with translation MRRYLDVLACFPNTPIVYIDETGIDTYLYRHKARAPRGEKVYDKVSGRRFERISVVAGQIGSKIIAPLLYHGTMTAELFIKWYQEQLLPSLTEPHVIIMDNAAFHPKKQLDELAVAKGHYFLPLPPYSPELNPIEQFWATLKRKVTELLRTGRSVQSALEYYFKTK, from the coding sequence GTGAGACGCTATCTTGATGTTTTAGCCTGCTTTCCAAACACCCCTATTGTTTATATTGATGAGACTGGCATTGATACTTATCTTTATCGTCACAAAGCTAGAGCACCTCGAGGGGAGAAAGTATACGACAAGGTAAGTGGACGCAGATTCGAAAGAATTTCGGTAGTAGCTGGTCAAATTGGTTCTAAAATTATAGCCCCCTTGCTTTATCATGGAACGATGACAGCGGAATTATTTATCAAGTGGTATCAGGAGCAGCTATTGCCATCCTTGACAGAACCCCATGTCATCATTATGGATAATGCAGCTTTTCACCCCAAGAAACAACTAGATGAGCTTGCAGTGGCTAAGGGACACTATTTTCTTCCGCTTCCACCTTATTCCCCTGAACTCAATCCCATCGAACAGTTTTGGGCTACTCTAAAAAGAAAGGTGACTGAATTGTTAAGAACAGGTCGTTCTGTTCAGTCTGCTTTGGAATACTATTTTAAAACTAAATAA
- a CDS encoding Wzz/FepE/Etk N-terminal domain-containing protein, with protein sequence MLSVVSFFKAHVFKIIFFASVGAILMLCYAMFFVTPKYKSSVQLLVTRNENIERQSYQNETKTNIDMIPTYKEIVMSEPVLEKVKETTGEQVGVAQLKKI encoded by the coding sequence TTGCTATCTGTTGTGAGTTTCTTCAAAGCTCATGTTTTTAAAATAATATTTTTTGCATCAGTCGGAGCTATTCTAATGCTATGCTATGCAATGTTTTTTGTGACACCGAAATATAAGTCATCAGTACAATTACTAGTAACACGGAACGAAAATATCGAACGTCAAAGTTATCAAAATGAGACAAAGACTAATATTGATATGATTCCAACATATAAAGAAATTGTAATGAGTGAGCCTGTTTTGGAAAAAGTAAAAGAAACTACTGGAGAGCAGGTTGGGGTTGCTCAATTAAAAAAAATATGA
- a CDS encoding aldose 1-epimerase family protein, translated as MVIELRNEQLTVQFSEFGGALSSIKDKDGVEYLWQGNPEYWSGQAPVLFPICGSLRNDWAIYRPAKRPHFTGIIPRHGLVRKENFDYCKIDDSTVSFSFKANEKTLKEYPYHFVLNIIYKLHGSTITTEYQVTSSEIERSIPYFIGGHPGFNCPLEDDEKYEDYYLEFSEYESCSIPKSFPDTGLLDLQDRTPFLENQNKLDLDYSLFSHDAITLDQLKSRSVSLKSKKSNKGIKVDFKDFPHLIIWSTTNQSPFIALEPWSGLSTSLEESDILEEKQGVTFVEPSQTSIKSFDITIL; from the coding sequence ATGGTTATTGAATTAAGAAATGAACAGTTAACAGTACAGTTTTCGGAGTTTGGTGGTGCTTTATCTTCTATTAAAGATAAAGATGGAGTTGAATACCTTTGGCAAGGTAATCCAGAATATTGGAGTGGACAAGCGCCAGTTTTATTTCCGATTTGTGGAAGTTTGAGGAATGATTGGGCAATATACAGACCAGCAAAAAGACCTCATTTTACTGGGATTATTCCACGACATGGATTAGTTAGAAAGGAAAATTTTGATTATTGTAAGATAGATGACAGCACAGTGTCCTTTAGTTTTAAGGCTAATGAAAAAACACTTAAAGAATATCCTTATCATTTTGTGTTGAATATTATATATAAATTACATGGTTCAACGATAACAACGGAATATCAGGTGACAAGCAGTGAAATTGAACGTTCTATTCCTTACTTTATTGGAGGTCACCCAGGATTTAATTGCCCTTTAGAAGATGACGAGAAATACGAAGATTATTATTTAGAATTTTCTGAATATGAATCATGTAGCATTCCAAAGAGTTTCCCAGATACTGGATTACTTGATTTACAAGATAGAACCCCTTTTCTTGAAAATCAAAATAAATTAGATTTGGATTATTCTTTGTTTTCACACGATGCTATTACCCTAGATCAACTAAAGTCACGTAGTGTCAGTTTGAAGTCTAAAAAAAGTAATAAGGGAATTAAGGTGGATTTTAAAGATTTTCCACATTTAATTATTTGGTCCACCACTAATCAAAGTCCATTTATAGCCTTAGAGCCATGGAGTGGATTATCAACATCATTAGAGGAATCAGATATATTGGAAGAGAAGCAGGGGGTTACATTTGTAGAACCAAGTCAAACTAGTATTAAATCATTTGATATTACTATTTTGTAA
- a CDS encoding IS630 transposase-related protein, which yields MKSYGIDFRKRVINYVEAGHSKKETCQLFGISTNTLYLWEKQLKELGHLERQKRKPSPRKLPLDKLEAYVKEHPDAFLREIAEHFDCSIPSVWAALKKLNITLKKDHNL from the coding sequence ATGAAAAGTTACGGAATAGATTTTAGAAAACGAGTTATTAATTATGTAGAGGCTGGTCATTCCAAAAAAGAAACGTGTCAGTTATTTGGAATTAGCACTAATACACTGTATCTGTGGGAGAAACAACTCAAAGAACTAGGTCATTTGGAGCGCCAAAAAAGAAAACCAAGCCCTCGCAAATTGCCATTGGATAAGTTAGAAGCCTATGTCAAGGAACATCCAGATGCTTTCTTAAGGGAAATTGCAGAGCATTTTGACTGTAGTATTCCCTCAGTTTGGGCTGCCTTAAAAAAACTGAACATCACTTTAAAAAAAGACCACAACCTATAA